The nucleotide window ATCCCCGCGAGTCagaaaataataacataaaaccGAACAAACAGATTTCgcgcatcaccaagctaatcagCAACAACAGTACTTTTAAGTACTGTTGATCATGCAGCATCAgcgtccagctttctccagaagacgatcgggcatactgatcgaaacgtcgagttgaaaccaacggttccttTTTTGAGCCaccacccaactcatttagagattatcattacatggtgttaccgcaaacctttactacGTCGTATTTCCAcaacgcaaagtttcaaatcctacaacaGCTTTGCTTTTTGATATTTACAGACCGCTACGTTCTCACCCGGTTGACTAATCAGCTTCTCTAAAGTTTCTATTCAGCGTAGCTGCTTTACTTGGTAAGCccatttctctcttttttttcttttttctttttcaagggAAAATAAGTtacaaataaatgtatttatacCATAGATCCTTCCgcggttggtaagcagtttgcaacagctaatatgTTTATTTTCTCAGCTACAAAATTATTGCAGTTTAACTTTCAGGTATTATTGACACTGCTGTTAAACAAAAGACAATACGTCTAAGgatatgcaatttttttttgacatttcagcggttttcttttttgttatttgttgtgtttgtgttgtgaTTGGACACGCGACTTAAACACACACAATGCACAgtattttgtttctctttctaTAGAAATGGGGTAGAGACAGTATTTGGTTGCAAACCCGGATGCATTGTCAGTATCTCCTGATTAATGTTGACATCATTATATTTCATTGACAGATCGAGATGGATAAAACTGGCACAATTCTTCTGGTCGTGTTGGCTGCACTTTGCGCAGGTAAGTCATTCTGActtcacacttcgaggctcgcaGCTAAAATGGTCGTTTTTTCAATCATCCCCTTTGACTTCGTGCACTAACGGGCGTGGCTAAGTGTTTTGACACGCTCGCAGCTTTTTGAGTCAAATTgcaaacaataaattattagGTGCCTAAAATGAGCACTACATGCCGCGTTGCCTAAAATGAGCACTAGGCCTATACTCTGGGGGCAATGACACCCAAATGGCACGATCAAGATTATGATAATGACATGTCGGTTACGGTTTGAAAAGAAGGAGAGGGAAATTGGTTAGTTTTGTTGCTATATTTTCCAACAAATTGACGCATTTTCGCAGAGTTCCGAAGTTATTACTATTGACTCAATAAAAAGTGTGGCGTAACCACGAAAACAAGAAACTCGCACTACAACATGTTCAAACGAGGTGATATATTATTTAATCTATTTGGTGTAAAAAAAACTACCAGAGCCAGCTTAGCCTTTAGCCTTATTAGTCGCTTTAGATCGAGGCTATTCAAAGCTGTCCAAGCAATGAAGGCCTTGCTTGACGAAAGGCTAGAATCCGCACGGCTCTTGTgttaaaaggttttttgtttttgttttttgtgtgttcacTAGGACTCCCAGAGGTCACCGGAGTGATCACACTATCTCCCTCGGGCGAACACGAGGTCAGCCTCTACTGTTCCTTTCGTAACTACCAAGGAGAATCAGTCTTCTACCGTGTTATCGACGACAGAAACGTCACGTTATCGCAAGGCTCCAAGTACTTCGTAATGCGATGTAACAGGACAACTAGTGACGTACAAGGAGAAGACTCTGTACTGATCATTACTGAAGCTGAGGAGTCGGATAGCGGGACGTATGGGTGTGCACTGAATGTCAAGAGCATCATCAACTGGGCAGTGAGTAAAGTGACCGACGTAACGGTCAAACCAGGTGAGGTTAGACCAGAGACTAGTATAGGACTTGATGTAGCCATTCATGGTTCAATGTTTAATAAAACATAGGGGTGGATTTGACAAAGAGtataagacttgtcttatctcgagttataaccagttacttgtcctaaacTTAGGACTTCAAATTGTCtcctaggactagccctaagttaggactagttaggactagtcctaactctttgtgagatcCACCCAATCCTATgatattggtgattactcaaaataattgttagcatcaaaacatggagagctgtagatgtgagaaacggctccctacaTTCGTATACTACTTCTTGAGAAACAAGGTCATTTCTCAAATATTTAAcgatttgttattaatttatataTTATGTTGGGAAACGCCAAgagagaatgctggtcttttaCATTGGCCAAAAGTTTTTCCACAGTATCAACAAATAAACGATATCACGCAAGAGCGAACAGTTTAAAGATTACAACTttgcagtaaaaataaaaaactggatgaaaacaaataatatgaaactgcagagggagccattgAGACAAAGAATAACAATTACAGTTCGGCGAACCATAGGCCTTAAAGTCCCGTGGTCGAGTCAAGTACATTTGAATCAATTTGGCTATAACTGTGTTTGAAGATGAAATGCTCCAAGTCCATGCGAACAAATCCAccagtaataaaaaaaattatgtctttTACTGTTAGTGTATGGCCACATTACAAATGTTAAATAATTTCGTATTACAAACTCTTGTACCTGCAGCATACCCAGGGGAAGACCACACCCATTCGATGTCACTaacaacacaaattaacaaGGGTTAGTATTAAAATAAACTCTTTGGCAAAAGCACattgcaacccccccccccccccgcagcatgataaaggtctatttcaATCCACTGAATCAGAAGGAGATTGCCACTTTACCAATTCATGAAGGCCCCCTATCTTTTGTAGCTGTCTGGTGCGGAGCAGTGTCCTAACTATATACTATTTTTTAGTTCATCTCCCCCACCTTCTCTTTTCCCTATGTTGGCAGAcaacctttcttttgttgataaacaaaccgcgtTGGTTGGCATGGCTGGCAGAATGTTAGTAAAACTCACAGTCCAGTCATACTAACAGATTTTTTAACCAAAATCAGCATGTTCTGCAAATTTCAATTAAATATAATACCTCCCAtaattggttgttttgttttcaaccgAATCAACACACTGTATGAATATTTTTTGTAACTTGGTACAAACAGTAgcgatctgtttttgatttgcatttttggctttccatagttttccaatctgggttggcaaaaactcgagATGTGAAGTTGCAAAAGGTTTATACAGCACTTAAAAATGGAAGCTCTAGAATACTGCATGAGCTTAgggaaaagaaaacattgtACTAAAACTAGCctttttgaaggcagtggacactattggtaattactcaaaataattattagcttaaaacctacttggtaaatAGTAATGCGGAGAGGTTAACAGTATagcacattgtgggaaacggcttcctctgaagtgacttaattttcgcgaaagaagtaattttccacgaacttgatttcgagacctcagatttagaacatgaggtctcgaaatcaagcatctgaaagcacacaacttcgtgtgacaatggtgtttttttcttttatagttttatcgcaactccgacgaccagtcgagctcaaattttcacaggttggttattttatgcatatgttgagatacaccaagtgagaagactggtctttgacaattatctatagtgtcaactgtctttaaatgttttttatacagAACAAGGAACGATTGAACAATCGAATCAGGGTGCGAACAACGAGCAAAGCTCTGACAAGACTGTCCTTGGCGCTGTAGCGACACCGATTCTTTCATTTGTGGTAGTGATACTATTGATCGCAGTGGCAGTATTGTCATGGAAATATCGTGAACTGAAGAACCATAGGTATGGACCACCTCGTGAACAAGGGTTTGTACACCTTAGTTTGTTGTTCTTAATTTGTTAATTCAActttgccccaaacaaggctaaaagccactatTGGTGCAGGGCTACATGAAGAAAAATTTAATAGATGAAAATAGCTCGTGGAAGGTTGTTAGTTTCGTTTTAATTTTCTAGCAAGCAAATGAGTAGACAAAATTAATGCAAACTATGATTCATGTATTTCTTTATTAATTGgcgactttgggacgctagttggcagcagacataccaccTAGTGTCACCCAAAGTTTCCAGTTTAATAGCCTAAACGTTCATGCACAACAATTTGAATTAAATCGATAaagttatttcattttataacCTGTACCTGTCTTTGATTCACTGTCCTTCCTTTTTCAAGTTTTTGCCACATCCATATTTTCTGTGTACTCTTCTGTTAACATAACAATTTCTGGTTTAACTTGTTTTGATAGGGAGGTCGAAGCTGACACAACACAGACGAGTCGAGTCACATTCTCCCGGTCCCCGAATGGCTCCATTCACCTGGACACATCTTCAGTTTAGATGACATGAATACCCCCTCCGCAGTAAAGAGAAAGAGGAGGTGAAAACAAACTCATATCCCTTGTGAGTCTCTCTGTGAACATTGGACACTCTTTCCAGTGACCTATGTGATAGTGTGGCTTGCAGAGGGAAAGTTAAGCTGGTTCACATTAAAGCATTTAGCTGGTGCTTCGATGACGCGAAGTCCTCCAGTAAAAGTCGACAGTGCCCTCTTGTGGTGGAATCGATGTAAGGTGCGGTCTAGAACAGTGCTATGACTGACATCGGATCAGCTgggtcacacttcgaggctcgtgagttACATACGCCTGAAGCTCACGTAAGGAACAGCAAAAGTGAATGGATTTTGACCTGAATTCGTTCATACTTAATGTTAACCGTAAGTGTAAAATAGTCATTAACGGTATATACGATGTCTATTCAGCAATAGAAAGGTAGcaattaaaatattaagatAAACTTTTTCACCAGCGTAAGTGTAAAATAGTCATTAACCGGTATATACGATGTCTATTCAGCAACAGAACGGtagaaattaaaatattaagatAAGCTTTTTCACAAGAGGTTGATCTGCTTCCGGAAGGTCAGCCCTAGCAAGGGCTCCCTGGAAATGACCCTTGTTTGATCAGGGAGGATACGAGTGTGGTCATCAGGGGAAAGGGAGCACAGCAATGACATCAAGGGCACAAGATTGTCCGCTCAGGGAGAAATGTACagtaatttgtattattattattttaccagtatgtatgtgtttttatttaagaTTATCAAGCTTAAGTCGCACACAGAGATCCACTACCCATGAGTGAATGTCTTTCAACTTGCGGTACACAATGTATAGTACTCTCCTCAgaaagcataacaaaattctTCTGCAGGCAGCAGGTGTTGGGTTATGTAGACTTTACGATTGTGGTGGTGTTGGTTATTGTCAACAACTATGTTAGGCATTATAATTTCAGAGTTTTGAGAAATATTGTTGACATGGTGTACAACTTCTATGAGATTGTACGTATTTGAGAGACGGGCGGTAAACATATGGACTTCGTTCCAAGTCTGTGGTGGTCTTTATGTGTACGTCTTTATGATGCTGTGTTTCataaaatagcgccctcttggggGATTAACCCCGACATAATACCTTCAATAACAGAATTGGGAGTTAATTAATTGTTCATCTGTTTTTGCACGCCCAATCGACGCCCCTAAAACTGGACGCCCTAAAACAGGACGGAGGCAACCTGATTTGACAGAATCACAAAAGTCTTCAATTTAGTACTCAAATGTAACCGTTGGTAGATAGAACAAGATATTGTACGAACGTGAACATGGTGCACAttgcaaattaattaaattcTGCCGCTGCTTCTGAGTGGTAAACGCAACGTGCAGTTTTAGAGAGGAAAAACCCAAGTCGATTCTAATTTTAATATCAAAACCTGTAAAAAACGTTCGAGGAAAAATCACTCGACTATCCATTCAAACCATAGTTCAGACAGTTTTTCGTTTAGTAAGAATCGGGtaattattatgtttatttttcatttttttaagattttgtatatattttagCTGCAAGTATAAACAGTGCCTTCTTTTCGAGCACTTTAAATTTCTAGTAAGACAAAAGAGACTTAACAGAAAAATGCCCAAGTGATCGTAAACTGTTTGAGACGAGACAAACAGGGGGATACGACCCCCTAATTGGCCTGCTCTCTTGTATCAGTATTGTCATGTAAATTGTCCAAACActggaaacaaaaaatgaagtcGGTaaacattggggggggggctggggtgGGGGTTGTAGGGTGCAATTCGACCATTCCCATGATGGCTATCGTACACTCTGGGGTAAACTTTGGTTGTTGGTAAACTGGTTCCCAAAGCGCGGGGAGCCATGGATTAGGGGAAGTTCTGAGACCCGGCTGGTCCTGTTTCGTCAGATTGATTGAGACTTTCGGTTTTGTTTGAGCTAATTATACGGGCAGGttgatatgaatgtttttaaactcCAATTCTGTATACAATTTTGCTATAACATAATGTATATATCATTGTAtgtttatataaataaacatgtttttttcatgtttgctggcaaatacaattaaatgaaattaaataaataatttaatgaaTGAAAACGGGCATGTTGTAAACGCTGTACCTACTTTATCCAGAATAGCCCGGTTTATTTATTCAGtcgtaaaaaaatactttatttgAACAGACAATAATAAATCagctcatttattcccttataaTTGTCCAACATAGTGTTTTCTTTATTAACAACTGTCTTTCATTAATTCATGCAAGTTAATTTAATGATGAGTACATGACTGTGTACTCTCGttgaattatttataataaagtataATTTTATACGTGGTTGGTACATGTAGGGTGCACCCCCATCCCACCAAATGAGGAGAAAACAGAGCATCGAGATCATAGTAAATTATTCTATACTAGACAGATTCGAGAACCCCCCAAAAAGGgtttcagtgtaaaaaaaaaaatgtgacctggcagttgttgacttccaacttggtGTGTTTTAGATCAAAGGCCCTCAAAAGCTGGTcctatttgctgagaggtgtGGTAGAGaccaacctcgtccccatggtttactttattttcaaccatgtttacaatagtAAACCCTGGGATGGAAACTCCTTACTTGGACCCTGATTGGACAACGACTTTACAATATTAGAGTATGTTCCATATTCATAGGAACAGCCAGCCGCCGGCAaccaacaatgtacaaacaagctATTAAATCTGGTACCCTATATACGAGATTATGACGAAGATTTGAATTTCGAAAAGTAGCCAGACTATTTTTATTTGCATACGTATCAAACAATTTTGGATATGCAAATGGTCCAATACCAGGGTGAGAGAGCGGTCAACCTTGTAACCGCTCGCACACCCTGGGGACGATGTTGTGGTAGATACATTTTTCTAGATTAATGCTCGGTCGGacgtttggagaaaaaaaaatggtgtagaGGAGTTTTGACTTGGAGGGGGGAATGATTCGACAGACTCAGGGACTCCCCATAAGTTGAGCAGTGGATTCCAGTtcaagagtaaaaaaaaatagttgatctTTTACTGTAAAAAAGATGTGAGAACTTTTTCCGTGCACTGAACAGTTAGCATTTTGCTCTGTAAGCCTGCATGAATGCTATTGGAGTTTATTTTAGAAAGGTGCACGCCTAGTGGTACCCATGTAAACTGTATACGAGTACTGAGGGCGGGAAAACTAAAACAGTTTCATGAACGTTGGTTCCCGCTTTTTATATGTTTTAATGCAAGTACTGCGATATAATCTCAGTTTTAATTTATTCAATACTATTCCCGAACTGCTCTCGTTCAACTCACTGTTCAACATGAGTTGTAATCGATCATAGTACAAGATGCAAACTAAACCAACATTTCGGTGTTTGTGTTTCCGACTGAGTTGTGACCGAGTTCAGGACAGTCAACACCAGTGTCATTTCCTGCAATATAATGACATTACCATGCACATACACCTCTGGGGTTCTCTTACTCGTTCTACTTTCCGCAGTACGCATGGCATAGGGTCAacgtttggtttttgtcaatgtaacgttggttataaaggcactggacacctttggaaattttcaaagataatgtgtcccaacataatatgcataaaatatacaaatctgtgaaatttttgacTTAATTataggtcatcaaagttgcaagagaataccgacagtaaaacacccttgttgtccaatggtgtgtgctttcagatgcatacacaataataaaagacttgagtaaaaaaaaatctctttctcactaacttcgttacttcagagggagccgtttctcacaatgttttattctatcaacaagCTCTCCATTGtcattttacatgctaacaattactttgagtaattacaaagaGAGTCCGTGCCAGGCAAACATTTTCTAGAAAtatatatagaagagtttgcggtaacaccatgtaatgaatctctaaatgagttggggtggttctgaaaagaaccgttggattaactcgacgtttcgatcagtatgctctgatcgtcttctgatcgtcttctgtcTTTTCTAGAAAGATATAATAAGTCATACGTGATAATTCGGTTGATTGATCCAGATAGATTAAGTTTACTGCAGTATGCCAACAATTAATTCACAACAATACcctataaaaacacaaacatgtacattagTCTAGtcaaaatatgcaaacaaaTGGCTTGACCTAGACAAAAATAATTGGAACAGAAATGATTTTTCGGCAAATGTCTCTTCCAAATGAAGCCTGGAATAGTTTCGTGAGAAACTCGCTAAATACGAAAGCAATTTCTACAATCaagataaacaataaaaacagtcGTTTGTGCCTCCTTTTGGGGGAGGAGGGGTGGCAAGCGAGGGCAATTAGATAATTTGAGGGCCTATATAGTTAGTGTATCGAACCATTCTCTTGCGCATTTTGTTCGCTCTCAATTGGCGGGGGCAAGGGAGCAAACGGCTCTAGCCCAAGACCCCTGCCCCGCCCTGTCTTACGCCAGGGCATGGCTGATATCTATTTTCTGATATTGTATACCGTTAACTGCATGGCACCGCAGGGGACGTCTGGCAAATTAATACCTTCTCCAAATTATGGATCTATATTCCAAGAtaaatttgtactttttacaaGTAAAAACCCATAAACATGGTTCTTCAAATAGTTATTATACATACTATTTTGTTGCCGATTATTATAATTAAACACCACTCGCAAGAAGGTTCCCATCCACTCAGGTATTTATGCCCAAACTATATCATTTTAATTTCGCTTTTAAATGACCTTTACAGAAAAAGAAGGCcaaggttatttttttaaagatccgGCCGCAAACGAAGCCTCTTGGGTCAGGCTAGCTGCGCCGTTAGGTTGCAGGGAAATCCGGCGGGTGGTCTACGCCATCCCGCGGTCCCCGGTGTCTACCTCGGAAAAGCGTGGATGTACCACCCGTGCCGTCGTGT belongs to Asterias rubens chromosome 6, eAstRub1.3, whole genome shotgun sequence and includes:
- the LOC117291548 gene encoding uncharacterized protein LOC117291548 isoform X1, coding for MDKTGTILLVVLAALCAGLPEVTGVITLSPSGEHEVSLYCSFRNYQGESVFYRVIDDRNVTLSQGSKYFVMRCNRTTSDVQGEDSVLIITEAEESDSGTYGCALNVKSIINWAVSKVTDVTVKPAYPGEDHTHSMSLTTQINKEQGTIEQSNQGANNEQSSDKTVLGAVATPILSFVVVILLIAVAVLSWKYRELKNHRYGPPREQGEVEADTTQTSRVTFSRSPNGSIHLDTSSV
- the LOC117291548 gene encoding uncharacterized protein LOC117291548 isoform X2, with the translated sequence MDKTGTILLVVLAALCAGLPEVTGVITLSPSGEHEVSLYCSFRNYQGESVFYRVIDDRNVTLSQGSKYFVMRCNRTTSDVQGEDSVLIITEAEESDSGTYGCALNVKSIINWAVSKVTDVTVKPAYPGEDHTHSMSLTTQINKEQGTIEQSNQGANNEQSSDKTVLGAVATPILSFVVVILLIAVAVLSWKYRELKNHREVEADTTQTSRVTFSRSPNGSIHLDTSSV